The genomic segment TCTGTTCAGGGATGAGGTGTGTAAAGGGCGTCTCTGGCGGCATCGGAAGATAGGAAAATCAGTGGTGCGTTCATATTCATCACTAAAACCGGAAAGAAGATCGGGAGCAATGGCAATATAGCCAGCCTTGGCAACTTGATCGGTAAAACTTCTGGCCCAATCATTCAGCCCGCGATTTTCGTGGATGACAATCACAGCAGGCGTCTCTTCATTGGTTTCGGGATAGGCTACAAAACTGTGAACGGTGCGTCCATCGTATTCAACATCCACCCACTCGTGATGACGCGGAGAGTTTTCGAGTTGTTCCATGGCATAATCTTGTGCCATCAGCCCGGATGTGATGAGAAAACTTGATCAAAGTCAGAAGATAGTAGGGATGACTTTTCGAGTAAGACGTAGGGGAGGATTACGAGCTGTAAGCATGGATCTGACATGTACATACTAAAAGCGACATTCTATGATTAATCATTCCCGCGGAAAGCATCAAGCCTGTTTACAATCTTTAAGGAGTAAAGCTATGGTACATTCAAATACCAGGAGTCATTGTTATTTGATAGTCGGAATCTGCCATTCCCCACCTACTCCCCAGATTTTATTCTTGAAAACAGCATTCGGCATGTCCACTGCGCCCAAAGAAAGGAGGTGCCTGTTCCCAGTTGATCCCATCACTGCTGTACCAGATCTCACCGATGGCACCACCTTCATCGCCTATAAATCCGCCGATAACCCACATTTTATCATCAAAGACAACGCAATCGAAACTCCAAAATATCAAACCCGGTTCCTATATCATCAGTAGCCATGGTCCAGTCAATTCCATTTTCACTGTACCATACATCGTTAAAATGAATGTCTTCTCCGTCAGTTCTTTGCAAGCCACCGATGACCCATATTTTGTTATCAAAAACTACACTTTTATGGCCGACCCGCGGTTCAAAACCAGCATCATCCGTAGCTTGTGTCCATTGAACACCATCTGTGCTATACCAGACATCATTTACAGTTGTACTTCTGATTCTAAATCCTGATGGATCACGTGCCCGCCAATCACCCACATTTTGTCATCAAAAACTACACTTGAGTGATCATTACGTCTTCCAAGAGGAGTATTCTCAGCAGCTTCTACCCAATGACTCCCATCTTCGGTGTACCAAATATCTTTAAAAAATCTACCCACAACGGTTCCCCGCCAATCAGCCACATTTTATCGTCGTAAACGAAGGCTGGTATGTTGCTACTCGTGGTGGGAACTCAGCTTCGTTCAGTCGCTAATTCCCAATTCAATGCCGTCTTCACTATACCACACATCTTTTTTTCCAAATCGATGCTGTAGGCCACCAAACATCCATAATTTACCCTTAAAAACTACCAGGGAATGTTCCTGTCGTAAAAGCATTCCCATATTTTCATTTGCAATCAGACCACTCCCTTCAGTAAATGTAAATGAAAAGATCTCTCTGCTCTTGGTTTTTTCACCTGAATCCCGGCTGGCGATGACTTGCCAGTAGTAGGTTGAGCCCGGCTCATAATCTATATCAGGTGTGTATTCAGGTCTCTCAAGACCGCGTGCTACTACGTTTGTTGGTGGATTGTTTTTGTTCAACCGAACTTCATAGGTAATATCGGTATCGGCGGGATCTTCTGTTTCATGCCAGGAAAGCTGAGGTCGTGCATAAATAACGGTCGATCCGTTTTGAGGTGCAATTAATGAAAAATCACCCGGGGGAATATTTTCTTCATCAGGATCAACCGGGGAGTCCGACCCACAGGAAATAAAGAGGGCCGAAAACAGAACAAGAATTAAAGAGAGAAATTTATAATCACTCATGATGATAAGAGATGTGTTATGATCTGTTCTCTATATTAAAATTAATTCCTCAAAAAAAAATGCACAGTTTATAACTCCTGAATAATATTTTTCAACTCCTCTTGAGATTTAAAAAATTTCAAATTCTCACCCTCTTGTTCCTTCAGACATCCCTTTTTGGGGAGAATTATCGTTTTATCATAGCTTTTGGCAAGTGGAACTCCACCGGACGTCAAGACCTCCCTGTAATTGAATACGAGATAATCTGCGGCATTCATAAACTCCGGGACATGGGTTTCTTTAATGAACTGAGGTATTAAGATAACGTTATCCATGTTTTGGGTTGTTTTGCGGATCTTCTTGTAATAGGCCAACTGTCCTTTCTTTACCGGCCCGACTACAAGCAGTTTTTTATGATAGGGTTCCTCTTTAAAGATGTTGCAAACGTTATGGATCTGCTTGTAAGGGCTGATATGTCCAAACATCAAAAAAAGGCGATCCTGAATTTTGATCTGAACGTCGTAGCGGTGATTAATTGCTTCAATGGCAGCTGCCCGCGGCATCAATTGCGGGGGGAATCCGGGGTGAGGCCATATACGAAATTTTTTAGGTGAAACATTAAAGTAGATTGACAGATCGGGGATGACAGATTCGCACTCAACCACAAGCCGATCAGCTTTTTTTGCCAGCCATCGCCGGGCTTTTATATGCAGCCATTCGTTCGAACAGTCCGGTGGAATTTTGTTGTGGAGAGACCAAACCAGTTTACCACCTAATAAAAGATAGATCTGAATACAAAAGAGTTTAAAAAGATACCCGAAGATCGATCCAAAACCTGAAAATTGAATCCAGTGATAGTGAAGAATAGAGTCGTGTTTAATTAGTTGGTGAAGAAT from the Balneolaceae bacterium genome contains:
- a CDS encoding dienelactone hydrolase family protein — encoded protein: MAQDYAMEQLENSPRHHEWVDVEYDGRTVHSFVAYPETNEETPAVIVIHENRGLNDWARSFTDQVAKAGYIAIAPDLLSGFSDEYERTTDFPIFRCRQRRPLHTSSLNRSHKIFMPCGNISATYPLQPER